One genomic segment of Gemmatimonadota bacterium includes these proteins:
- a CDS encoding TIGR02757 family protein: MTRIDWTAIGNRLDVLYRSFDPSMISPDPLEVVRRFEGPEDQEIAGLVAASLAYGRAETITAAAGEALRRMGDAPWDFVMNFDPVRDGSRFNGFVYRWTRGRDLSTLAAVMGKALRRYGSLGALFAAGHRPSDTHTGPALAHFTDTLLGFTREVNPGEQHERHGTKTGIRYLLPSPVSGSACKRMNLYIRWMVRREAPDLGLWPRILPARLVTPIDTHVARISRRLGLTSRKQADWKMAEEVTRALRRFDPEDPVKYDFALCHWGMLEYRKR, from the coding sequence ATGACGCGTATCGATTGGACCGCGATCGGAAACCGGCTGGATGTCCTGTACCGTTCCTTCGATCCTTCCATGATCTCGCCCGATCCGCTCGAAGTGGTGAGACGCTTCGAAGGTCCGGAAGACCAGGAGATCGCCGGGCTGGTCGCGGCTTCGCTGGCCTACGGCCGGGCCGAAACGATCACGGCCGCGGCCGGCGAGGCGTTGCGGAGGATGGGCGACGCGCCCTGGGACTTCGTCATGAATTTCGACCCGGTACGGGACGGCAGTCGATTTAACGGGTTCGTATACCGGTGGACGCGGGGACGGGACCTGTCGACGCTGGCCGCGGTCATGGGGAAGGCCCTGCGGCGGTACGGCTCCCTCGGCGCGCTCTTCGCCGCGGGCCACCGCCCGTCGGATACTCACACGGGTCCCGCGCTTGCCCATTTCACCGATACGCTGCTCGGATTCACGCGGGAGGTCAATCCCGGGGAACAACACGAGCGGCACGGGACGAAAACGGGGATCCGCTACCTGTTGCCCTCCCCGGTATCGGGAAGCGCCTGCAAGCGGATGAACCTCTACATCCGGTGGATGGTCCGGCGGGAAGCCCCGGACCTGGGTCTCTGGCCGCGAATCCTGCCCGCCCGCCTGGTGACGCCGATCGACACCCACGTAGCGCGGATCTCCAGGCGCCTGGGCCTTACGTCCCGGAAGCAGGCGGACTGGAAGATGGCCGAGGAGGTCACGCGGGCGCTGCGGAGATTCGACCCGGAAGACCCGGTCAAATACGACTTCGCCCTTTGCCACTGGGGCATGCTGGAGTACAGGAAGCGCTGA
- the holA gene encoding DNA polymerase III subunit delta, with amino-acid sequence MNPEQLIQQIDRGRIEAVYFFSGDEAYRKEEAVDTLVARVVEPGTEAFCVDVLRGDESDAAAILTSASLVPMMADRRVVVVRDFHKLPQKDREAVADYAERPAPSTVLVLEAPRVNLKTRLYERLAAAAVSVVFYPLFPERVPAWLQQQAKRYGKRLTPEAAHQMQEIVGTDLGELAGEVEKLAVFVGGRDTIAAGDVESTLGPVRAGTVFDIAEAVGEKDLARALVAYERAIDGGDAPQAIVALFVRHLVILWKIRFLKRDRRTDDDIKKKLQLGWGFNRFYNRYAAQSRLLAGRDLLSGFEALYEADTALKSSALPPELVMRRLLFTLCTGHAA; translated from the coding sequence ATGAACCCCGAGCAGTTGATTCAGCAAATAGACCGAGGCCGGATCGAAGCGGTATACTTCTTCTCCGGCGACGAGGCGTACCGGAAGGAAGAGGCCGTGGATACGCTGGTCGCCCGTGTCGTCGAGCCGGGGACGGAGGCGTTCTGCGTGGACGTGCTTCGCGGCGACGAAAGCGACGCAGCGGCGATATTGACCTCTGCTTCCCTCGTGCCCATGATGGCCGACCGCAGGGTGGTCGTCGTCAGGGATTTCCACAAGTTGCCGCAAAAGGACCGGGAAGCCGTGGCGGACTACGCGGAGCGGCCCGCGCCGAGTACGGTCCTGGTGCTCGAGGCGCCCAGGGTGAACCTGAAGACCAGGCTGTACGAACGGCTGGCGGCGGCGGCGGTCTCGGTGGTGTTCTACCCGCTGTTTCCGGAGAGGGTCCCTGCCTGGCTTCAGCAGCAGGCGAAGCGTTACGGAAAGCGGCTGACCCCGGAGGCCGCGCACCAGATGCAGGAAATCGTGGGGACGGACCTGGGGGAACTGGCCGGAGAGGTGGAGAAACTGGCCGTGTTCGTCGGCGGCAGGGATACGATTGCGGCCGGCGACGTGGAGAGTACGCTCGGACCCGTTCGCGCGGGAACGGTATTCGACATCGCCGAGGCCGTCGGCGAGAAGGACCTCGCCCGGGCGCTGGTGGCCTACGAGCGTGCGATTGACGGCGGCGACGCGCCCCAGGCCATCGTGGCGCTCTTCGTCCGCCACCTGGTGATCCTCTGGAAGATCAGGTTCCTGAAAAGGGACCGCCGGACGGATGACGACATCAAGAAGAAGCTGCAGCTGGGATGGGGGTTCAACCGGTTCTACAACCGCTATGCCGCGCAGTCCAGGCTGCTGGCGGGCCGGGATCTGCTCAGCGGGTTCGAGGCGCTCTACGAAGCCGATACGGCCCTGAAATCCAGCGCGTTGCCGCCCGAACTCGTCATGCGGCGGCTGTTGTTTACGTTGTGCACCGGGCACGCGGCATAG
- the serS gene encoding serine--tRNA ligase — protein MLDQRFVRNNPDVVKQAAANKNERVDVDGFLDLDARRRELLQSSESLKQRRNTVSDEIASMKRDGEDASARIEEMREVSSRIKGIDTDLAGLQDSLQSVLERLPNIPHPSVPVGADESANVEVRRWGSTPEVEFERKAHWDLGEALDIIDFQRAGKISGSHFVLFKGEGARLQRALIQFMLDLHIQKHGYTEVIPPYIVNRQSMFGTGQLPKMEEDMYRTDLDDLFLIPTAEVPVTNMHRDEILSEDDLPIYYTAYSPCFRREAGSYGRETRGLIRVHQFDKVEMVKFVRPETSYDELETLVNDAEEVLQLLNIPYRVVSLSTGDLSFAAAKCYDLEAWAPGVDRWLEVSSCSNFEDFQARRSGIRYRNKDGKSQFVHTLNGSGMGMARTLIAVLEHYQTGRGSIRIPEVLIPYMGGLKEIG, from the coding sequence ATGTTAGACCAGCGATTCGTCAGGAATAACCCCGACGTGGTAAAACAGGCGGCGGCGAACAAGAACGAGCGGGTCGACGTCGACGGCTTCCTCGACCTGGATGCCCGGCGGCGGGAACTGCTGCAGTCGAGCGAGTCGCTCAAGCAGCGGCGGAACACCGTGTCCGACGAAATCGCCTCGATGAAACGCGACGGCGAAGACGCTTCCGCCCGGATCGAGGAGATGCGGGAGGTGTCCTCGCGCATCAAGGGTATCGACACCGACCTGGCCGGCCTCCAGGACAGCCTGCAGTCCGTGCTCGAGCGCCTGCCCAACATACCCCATCCCTCGGTGCCGGTCGGCGCCGACGAAAGCGCCAACGTGGAGGTGCGCCGCTGGGGGTCCACGCCCGAGGTGGAATTCGAACGCAAGGCCCACTGGGACCTGGGAGAAGCGCTCGACATCATCGACTTTCAAAGGGCGGGCAAGATATCGGGCAGCCACTTCGTCCTCTTCAAGGGCGAGGGCGCGCGGCTTCAGCGCGCGCTGATCCAGTTCATGCTCGACCTCCACATCCAGAAGCACGGGTACACGGAAGTCATCCCGCCCTACATCGTAAACCGCCAGAGCATGTTCGGCACGGGCCAGCTGCCGAAGATGGAAGAGGACATGTACCGGACCGACCTGGACGACCTGTTCCTCATCCCCACGGCGGAGGTCCCGGTGACCAACATGCACCGCGACGAGATCCTCTCCGAGGACGACCTGCCCATCTACTACACGGCCTACAGCCCCTGCTTCCGCCGCGAGGCCGGTTCCTACGGGCGGGAGACCCGCGGCCTGATCCGGGTGCACCAGTTCGACAAGGTGGAGATGGTCAAATTCGTCCGTCCCGAGACCTCCTACGATGAACTGGAGACGCTGGTGAACGACGCGGAGGAAGTGCTGCAGTTGCTGAATATCCCGTACCGCGTGGTTTCGCTGAGCACGGGCGACCTGAGTTTCGCGGCGGCCAAGTGCTATGACCTGGAAGCCTGGGCGCCCGGGGTAGACCGGTGGCTGGAGGTCTCTTCATGCAGCAATTTCGAGGACTTCCAGGCGCGGAGAAGCGGGATCCGGTACCGGAACAAGGACGGGAAGAGCCAGTTCGTGCATACCCTGAACGGATCGGGCATGGGCATGGCGCGGACCCTCATCGCGGTGCTGGAGCACTACCAGACCGGGCGCGGCAGCATCCGCATCCCGGAGGTGCTGATCCCCTACATGGGGGGATTGAAGGAAATCGGTTGA
- the tsaE gene encoding tRNA (adenosine(37)-N6)-threonylcarbamoyltransferase complex ATPase subunit type 1 TsaE → MQQFRGLPGAEKRDPVPEQGREEPVRAYPERIGHGHGADPHRGAGALPDRARQHPHPGGADPLHGGIEGNRLNVTIHGDAQARSERRRFDTDGPGQTARVGRRLAAWLAPGDTVRVSGDLGAGKTCFIQGICAGLGVAEPVTSPTFTLVNEYVGQLGQPGRIPVAHFDLYRLDDPESVLDLGFDEYLDACVCLVEWGDKFPGIMPSDAVTVHIEIGAGTRRTLEIEGGSELVSDLEAAAQADQAGRADQADRAGR, encoded by the coding sequence ATGCAGCAATTTCGAGGACTTCCAGGCGCGGAGAAGCGGGATCCGGTACCGGAACAAGGACGGGAAGAGCCAGTTCGTGCATACCCTGAACGGATCGGGCATGGGCATGGCGCGGACCCTCATCGCGGTGCTGGAGCACTACCAGACCGGGCGCGGCAGCATCCGCATCCCGGAGGTGCTGATCCCCTACATGGGGGGATTGAAGGAAATCGGTTGAACGTTACGATACATGGGGACGCGCAGGCTCGGTCCGAGCGGCGCCGTTTCGACACGGACGGCCCCGGGCAGACCGCGCGGGTCGGGAGACGGCTGGCGGCGTGGCTGGCGCCGGGGGACACGGTGCGGGTGTCCGGCGACCTGGGCGCGGGGAAGACCTGTTTCATCCAGGGGATCTGCGCGGGCCTCGGCGTCGCGGAACCGGTCACGAGTCCCACCTTCACCCTCGTGAACGAATACGTCGGTCAGCTTGGTCAGCCTGGCCGAATCCCCGTGGCACATTTCGATCTCTACCGCCTGGACGACCCGGAATCGGTGCTGGACCTCGGCTTCGACGAATACCTGGACGCGTGCGTCTGCCTGGTCGAATGGGGAGACAAGTTCCCGGGGATCATGCCGTCCGACGCGGTAACGGTCCACATCGAAATCGGTGCGGGAACGCGGAGAACGCTGGAGATCGAAGGCGGTAGCGAACTGGTGTCCGATCTGGAGGCAGCGGCGCAGGCGGACCAGGCGGGCCGGGCGGACCAAGCGGACCGGGCGGGCCGCTGA